A region of the Thermodesulfobacteriota bacterium genome:
CCAGTAACTGGCGATATAATAGCTTTCACTTCGTATGTCGGTTCCATAAGAAAGGCCCAAATACCCGCAAGGACAGTAACTAGAAACACACACGCCAAAATGAGTCTTATGTGCTTTTTTAGGATTTCTATGATTCGTATGAGGTCTATTTCTTCTTCATATGTGGGCTGAAAGGATCTCTCATTCACGGCTAAACTTTCGGCTAATTATACCTAAGGGGGAGAAAAAATCAAGATCGATTAAGAAAGAGTAGCGGTAAAAATAACGTCAAATAAAAAGGGCCGCCACAGAACCATGGCGGCCCTTTTGCTTCGCCTCAATCCTCAGTTAAGAAGAATTCCCTACAGATCCTGTCCCAGTTTCTCTCATCTATCATCTTTGCCATTCCAGAGACAGGCACACCACCGTCCTGCAAAAGGTAGCCAAGTCTTCCACTTATCCTCTCCTTTAGGGCCTCAACCGACTCTTCAAACCACACCTTAGCAAGGGAACCGGATATGAGATTACGCAGATTTCTTTTCGTATCATCAGGCCTGACCTTTATGAGCCATCCTTTCTCGTAAGGATCTTCTGTCAGAACGCTAGGGTTCTTAAGTACCTCTTCATTGATATCGACAACCTCTCCTTTCACGGGAGAGACCATTTCTATAGCCTTTGAATCCACCCGGAACTTTATAGCGCGACCTCCCTGGTCCAGCTTCTCTCCAACAGAAGGGAGCTCTATGGCTTCTGGTCTACCCACAAGTTTTTGTGCAAAATCATCAATTCCCACTTTCAGATAGCCTTCCTCCTCTTTCGCCCATGTGTGCCCTCTGTGATAGTAGAGGTTTTCGGGAAATAAAAACCACCGCGCAAAGCCTGCTTCGGCCGGTACCAGTGTCTCAGCGTAAGGCGACGTGCTGACCCATTTCCAAAATCCCACAAGGGCGAGCAAGAATCCGATGACGATTATGTACTCGATGCCTTTCGTTGCAAAAAGGTCATAGTAAAAGAATTCTCCCGCAAAGTTTGTCATAATGCCACCTCCCTAGTTAAGGGTATTACCCTTTCTATTCTCCTTTTTTCCTTTTTTTTCTCATTATCCTGAGCAACCGCCCAATCCGGAGCTGATCTAAGTACGGGCATCCTATTTACGCAGAACCTGAAAACCCATATCTCAGCGAATACGATCGCAAGGGTTATCACCACTTCCATCCATGTCGGAATGTATCTTTCGCTCAGAGGCAAATACCATTTGTACGCTATGAATACGTAGTTGAACCTGTTAAGGATCACTCCCAGCATGGTCATGAAAGCGGCGATAAGAACTGTTTTCTTTGACATAAGCTTTGCTCCTCTTAGGTAGAGGTAACAAGGCAAAAGTACAAGACCCACAGTCTCGACGA
Encoded here:
- a CDS encoding glycine cleavage system protein H; this encodes MTNFAGEFFYYDLFATKGIEYIIVIGFLLALVGFWKWVSTSPYAETLVPAEAGFARWFLFPENLYYHRGHTWAKEEEGYLKVGIDDFAQKLVGRPEAIELPSVGEKLDQGGRAIKFRVDSKAIEMVSPVKGEVVDINEEVLKNPSVLTEDPYEKGWLIKVRPDDTKRNLRNLISGSLAKVWFEESVEALKERISGRLGYLLQDGGVPVSGMAKMIDERNWDRICREFFLTED
- a CDS encoding Wzz/FepE/Etk N-terminal domain-containing protein, with amino-acid sequence MNERSFQPTYEEEIDLIRIIEILKKHIRLILACVFLVTVLAGIWAFLMEPTYEVKAIISPVTG